The window GAATAGTTCTTCTTTATTTCACAAGAGCCTGCAATTTTTCAGGCATTTTATCTTTTCCTTCGGCAATGGCAGGGACAATCGGAGGTTGTCCGTTTTCGATGAAAATCTGCTGGCCAGACTTATCGAGGAGGAGTTTTACAAAGTCAGCAGCAAGTTCAGGATTTTTAGCATTTAGGGGAATAGTTACACCGTATACGATAGGGGACCCTGTAACCACTTCTCCATTTGCCATTTCCACCTGGACTTTCGAGTAATTGTCAGCATATTCGAGAGACCCAAGATCAATTTCAGACGGGAGTTCCACGAACTTAAAACCATGCTGGACAGCAACACTCCGATAAATATAGAAATAGTCGATTTCGCCCATTTCAAGAGCAGAGGAAAGTTCGACTTCCATACTCCGGAGCATTATCTTGCTTGTATCAGGGGAAAGGGATTCGGACGCAGGGACGTGCACCATAACTGTCCCATTTTCCTCTGTTGTTGCGGTCATGCCGGTATTATCCAGAATCAGGTCGTCATATATCGTACTGTCATTATAATAGGACTCTGCGAGCTGGGTCACCATCTGGGTCCTGTAGCCGCATGGATCGTCGTTAGGGTTAGAAAAGCCGTAAGTTACCCCGGGACGCCTGAGGATCTCATACCAGTTGTTTGCGTTGATCTCGTCGCTGTACATGCTCTCATTCGTGTAAGCGATTACGATCTGGTTTCTTGCAAAAGCCGCATACCAGTCCGCATATTTCGGCATCATCATGGATGGTATCAGGACATAGTCTGCAGATGCAAGAACATCAGCCTGTTTCCCAAGTTCGGTGATTTTTCTAACACTCTGCGCACTCCCTGCAGCTTCCCGCTGAACATCTACTCCCGGGTGCTGGGCTTCGAACTCGGTTTCGAGCTCTTCAAAAGGCACACCCAGGCTTCCTGCATGGAAAATTGTCAGGACTTCCCCTTTACCTGCAGAGGAATTTCCAGAACCGTTTTCCATTATTCCGGCACTTTCGTTATCGGACTTGTTATCAACACAGCCGAGGCCGGCAAATACAATCAGGATTAAGAGAACTGAAATTAACTTGAATATTCTGGTATTAACACCCATAGTTATGTTTTTTTGAATATAACAATATAAACCTTTGGAATAAAAAATAACTGCTATTTTACTTTAAAGAAGTAATATTTAGGATATAAAAGATATTAAAAGCATAATAATGCTTTTTTACCCTTCTAAGCTTCGAAAAAAGAAGAAATTAAAAAAAGAACCCGAAATATTTTTTAACGTGTATAATAAATAGAAGTACAGAACTAAAAGTTGTTTTAATTCAAGTCCACTTGTGCATGGGAAACAAAAAGAGCTCATAAGACAGTAAAGAAGTAAATAAATCTTAGAATGAAAGTAAAAGTTTATTTATATATAGATAGATACAATGAGAATATATAAATGGGAATATATGTCCTAAATTGCAATAATATCCCATAGTTTCGGTGAAAAAGTAAACTCATAAACATGTAACAATATCCCATAGTTTCGGTGAAAAAATAAACTCATAAACATTGGTTAATCTTTCTTGGTGTGTCCTTATGGATGGTTATAACATCTTTTTAGTGTTGCTTACGGTCTACATAGCCGGGCTTGTGGCCATTGGCTGGTACTTTAATAAAAAACAAAAATCGGTTACTGACTTCTGGCTTGCAGGACGCAGGATCGGACCAGCCGCTCTTGGATTTTCAGCTGCGGCCTCATGGCTGACAGCCGGAGGAATTCTTGCGGTTATCGGGCTTTACATGATGCTGGGAATAGGTTCTATATGGTCTTTTGTTGCCCCGAACATCCTCGCCCTCCTTATCATTGCGATGCTTGTTGGGAAAATCAAGAACCTGCCTGCAATCACACAACCCGAACTTCTGGAACAGCGCTATGGCAGTGCAGTCCGATGGCCTATTGCCCTGATTATTACTGTAGTGATGATCCTTTTTGCGGTAGCAGATGTTACGGGGCTCTCCCTGGTGCTTCAGGTCTTCTACGGCCTTGATCCTCTTTATGCTGCGGCCATTGTTGCAATTGCAGTCTCCCTTTACGTAACCTTGGGAGGGCTTTCGGCGGTAGTCTGGACAGATGTAATCCAGTTTGCTTTCCTTGCAATCTTCACAATAGCAATGGCTTTTGCCGCGGTAGGAA is drawn from Methanosarcina lacustris Z-7289 and contains these coding sequences:
- the wtpA gene encoding tungstate ABC transporter substrate-binding protein WtpA, whose product is MGVNTRIFKLISVLLILIVFAGLGCVDNKSDNESAGIMENGSGNSSAGKGEVLTIFHAGSLGVPFEELETEFEAQHPGVDVQREAAGSAQSVRKITELGKQADVLASADYVLIPSMMMPKYADWYAAFARNQIVIAYTNESMYSDEINANNWYEILRRPGVTYGFSNPNDDPCGYRTQMVTQLAESYYNDSTIYDDLILDNTGMTATTEENGTVMVHVPASESLSPDTSKIMLRSMEVELSSALEMGEIDYFYIYRSVAVQHGFKFVELPSEIDLGSLEYADNYSKVQVEMANGEVVTGSPIVYGVTIPLNAKNPELAADFVKLLLDKSGQQIFIENGQPPIVPAIAEGKDKMPEKLQALVK